A stretch of the Nerophis ophidion isolate RoL-2023_Sa linkage group LG27, RoL_Noph_v1.0, whole genome shotgun sequence genome encodes the following:
- the bcap31 gene encoding B-cell receptor-associated protein 31 encodes MSLQWTAVAAFLYVEVFLVLLLCIPFISAKRWNSIFRSRLVQTIAWYGNTSFMVAMAILVFLLIDAFREVRKYSVTEKVDLSNNPTAVEHIHMKLFRAQRNLYIAGFALLLCLLLRRLATLLSQQALLMASNEAFKKQAEGASKAAKSFMEENEVLQGKLRDAGVEVPEAGKKGGGVQEENKTLKGEVKSLTEELEATKKALQKSDGDVRAMKKQAGNLTVEYDRLLDEHSKLLASGDKKSD; translated from the exons ATGAGTCTCCAGTGGACAGCGGTGGCCGCCTTCTTATACGTGGAGGTCTTCTTGGTCCTCCTCTTGTGTATTCCCTTCATTTCTGCTAAGAG GTGGAACAGCATCTTCCGGTCTCGGCTGGTCCAAACCATTGCCTGGTATGGAAACACTTCCTTTATGGTGGCCATGGCCATCTTGGTCTTCCTGCTCATTG ACGCCTTCCGCGAGGTGAGGAAGTACAGCGTGACGGAGAAGGTGGACCTGAGCAACAATCCAACAGCCGTGGAGCACATTCACATGAAGCTCTTTCGAGCTCAAAGAAATCTTTACATCGCGGGATTCGCTCTCCTGCTCTGTCT GTTGCTGCGTCGTCTGGCCACGCTTCTCTCCCAGCAGGCCTTGCTGATGGCTTCTAACGAGGCGTTCAAGAAGCAGGCGGAGGGCGCGAGCAAAGCCGCCAAAAGCTTCATGGAGGAGAACGAAGTGCTGCAGGGC AAACTACGAGACGCTGGCGTTGAGGTGCCCGAGGCGGGCAAAAAAGGAGGCGGAGTCCAGGAAGAGAACAAGACTCTAAAGGGGGAAGTGAAGTCTTTGACGGAGGAACTGGAAGCCACCaagaaag cgctgcAAAAGTCGGATGGTGACGTTCGTGCCATGAAAAAGCAAGCTGGAAACTTAACGGTGGAATACGACAGACTACTGGACGAACACAGCAAACTGCTG GCCAGCGGCGACAAAAAGTCCGACTGA